In the genome of Carnobacterium pleistocenium FTR1, one region contains:
- a CDS encoding YitT family protein, translated as MTQLKTPVFWIEQAKKIFFVFFAAITNAIALNNFLIPSNIYAAGINGVSQLISGILDGSLGIIIDTGVLILLFNIPIALLGWFKVGKNFTLYSFLTSVLISFFAIFLPINPLTADPLMNALFGGIISGAGIGFALKFGFSTGGMDIISMVLAKTTGRSIGTLIFSMNLLIVSSAGLLYGWEYALYTLVSIYVMTKMIDTIHTSHQKVTAMIVTNEPDALVKKIHEQLIRGITIIPAKGAYSKTDRSVLMMVITRYEMYDLEQAVREADASAFVNFMETNKVLGEFWSFDRQKESQLKK; from the coding sequence ATGACACAATTAAAAACACCAGTTTTTTGGATTGAACAGGCAAAGAAAATATTTTTTGTTTTTTTTGCAGCGATTACAAATGCAATTGCTTTGAATAATTTTTTAATTCCCTCTAATATTTATGCTGCAGGTATTAACGGAGTTTCGCAATTAATATCAGGTATCTTAGATGGTTCTCTAGGAATCATTATCGACACTGGTGTATTAATACTTTTATTCAATATACCCATCGCATTACTTGGATGGTTTAAAGTGGGAAAGAATTTCACATTATATAGTTTCTTGACCTCTGTTTTGATTTCGTTTTTCGCCATTTTTTTACCAATAAATCCACTAACAGCTGATCCATTAATGAATGCTCTTTTTGGAGGTATCATCAGTGGAGCAGGAATTGGTTTCGCTTTAAAATTTGGTTTCTCAACGGGTGGAATGGATATTATTTCGATGGTATTAGCTAAAACAACCGGGAGATCGATTGGGACATTAATATTTTCAATGAATTTACTCATTGTTTCATCAGCTGGTTTACTATACGGTTGGGAATATGCTCTTTATACCTTAGTATCGATTTACGTCATGACTAAAATGATTGATACAATACACACTAGTCACCAAAAAGTGACAGCTATGATTGTAACCAATGAACCAGATGCTTTAGTAAAAAAAATACACGAACAATTAATAAGAGGAATTACCATTATTCCTGCCAAAGGTGCTTATTCAAAAACCGATCGTTCTGTTTTGATGATGGTTATTACTCGTTATGAAATGTATGATTTAGAACAAGCGGTCAGAGAAGCAGATGCTTCAGCATTTGTTAACTTCATGGAAACAAATAAAGTATTAGGAGAATTCTGGAGTTTTGATCGACAAAAAGAATCTCAACTAAAAAAATAA
- a CDS encoding YajQ family cyclic di-GMP-binding protein, with the protein MAKEASFDIVSEMNLEEIKNSVQLASKEIANRFDFKGSISEIKLEKEKLVLVSDDDFKLEQVKDVLTNKLVKRGVPTRNLHYSSTEKAFGGNVRQFADLISGIDKEHAKTITQLIKKSGIKVKTQIQDDQIRVIGKNRDDLQQVITLLRDTNLPIDLQFINYR; encoded by the coding sequence ATGGCAAAAGAAGCAAGTTTTGATATCGTTTCAGAAATGAATCTAGAAGAAATAAAGAACTCTGTACAATTAGCATCAAAAGAAATCGCTAATCGATTTGATTTTAAAGGTTCAATCAGCGAAATCAAATTAGAAAAAGAAAAATTAGTTTTAGTTTCAGACGATGATTTTAAATTAGAGCAAGTAAAAGACGTATTAACAAATAAATTAGTTAAAAGAGGCGTTCCTACCAGAAATCTTCATTATTCTTCAACAGAAAAAGCTTTCGGTGGGAATGTGCGTCAATTTGCTGACTTGATCAGTGGAATCGACAAAGAACATGCAAAAACGATTACTCAACTTATTAAAAAATCTGGTATTAAAGTTAAAACACAAATCCAAGATGACCAAATACGAGTAATTGGAAAAAATCGCGATGATCTTCAACAAGTTATTACTTTATTACGAGATACTAACTTGCCTATCGATTTACAGTTTATAAACTATAGATAA
- a CDS encoding OsmC family protein — MKEQASLFHAEMVNESGVNGQSFVKNGGLKVKVSSPLNSNEGTNPEELIGLSLSTCLNATIQSLLKARGKENTSRVEAHVDFMRESNGIGYFFNVNAFAKIDGLPFEESKKIIEEAELRCPVSKLLAGSKTVSVKAVKEF, encoded by the coding sequence ATGAAAGAGCAAGCGTCCTTATTTCATGCTGAGATGGTTAATGAATCGGGTGTAAATGGTCAATCATTTGTGAAGAATGGTGGATTAAAGGTTAAAGTTTCTAGTCCGTTAAATAGCAATGAAGGCACTAATCCTGAAGAATTAATTGGATTATCTTTAAGTACTTGTCTAAATGCTACGATTCAATCTTTACTAAAAGCAAGAGGAAAAGAAAATACAAGTCGCGTTGAAGCTCACGTTGATTTTATGCGTGAATCAAATGGAATTGGGTATTTCTTTAACGTAAATGCTTTTGCAAAAATTGATGGTTTGCCTTTTGAAGAAAGTAAAAAAATCATAGAAGAAGCTGAACTTCGGTGTCCGGTATCTAAATTATTGGCGGGGAGCAAGACCGTATCCGTAAAAGCAGTTAAAGAATTTTAA
- the rplS gene encoding 50S ribosomal protein L19, translating to MSKLIEAITNGQLREDIPAFRPGDTVRIHAKIVEGTRERIQLFEGVVIKRRGGGISQSYTVRKISNGIGVERTFPLHSPRVAQIEVVRFGKVRRAKLYYLRELHGKAARIKEMRR from the coding sequence ATGAGTAAATTAATAGAAGCAATTACTAACGGCCAATTACGTGAAGACATTCCAGCTTTCCGTCCAGGAGATACTGTACGTATTCATGCTAAAATCGTCGAAGGTACTAGAGAACGTATCCAATTATTTGAAGGTGTTGTAATCAAACGCCGTGGTGGTGGAATTAGCCAATCTTATACAGTTCGTAAAATTTCTAATGGAATCGGCGTTGAACGTACATTCCCATTACACTCACCACGTGTTGCTCAAATTGAAGTTGTTCGCTTTGGTAAAGTACGTCGTGCTAAATTGTACTACTTACGTGAATTGCACGGAAAAGCAGCTCGTATTAAAGAAATGCGTCGTTAA
- the trmD gene encoding tRNA (guanosine(37)-N1)-methyltransferase TrmD, with the protein MKIDVLTLFPRMFQGPLNESIIGKAIEKDLLQVNVMNFRDYTDNKHQNVDDYPYGGGAGMLLKAQPIFAAMDAINENSSTTKKRVILLDPAGVPFTQSVAEELAEEEHLVFICGHYEGYDERIRTLITDEISLGDYVLTGGELGAMVIIDATVRLLPEVLGNDQSAKTDSHSTGLLEHPQYTRPAEYRGMKVPDVLISGNHKKIKEWQDKESIRRTIERRPDMLETVLLSADQQKYVEEIKQEK; encoded by the coding sequence ATGAAAATTGATGTTTTGACTTTATTCCCAAGAATGTTCCAAGGACCATTAAACGAGTCCATTATTGGAAAAGCCATTGAAAAAGACTTGTTACAAGTAAATGTGATGAATTTTAGAGACTATACAGATAATAAACACCAAAATGTAGATGATTATCCGTATGGTGGCGGTGCGGGAATGTTATTAAAAGCGCAGCCTATTTTTGCTGCGATGGATGCCATAAACGAAAATTCTTCGACTACTAAAAAACGTGTAATTTTACTAGATCCTGCAGGTGTTCCTTTTACTCAGTCAGTAGCAGAAGAATTAGCAGAAGAAGAACACTTAGTATTTATTTGCGGACATTACGAAGGATATGATGAGCGGATCCGCACGTTGATAACTGATGAAATTTCTTTAGGAGATTACGTTTTAACGGGTGGTGAATTAGGAGCTATGGTAATAATCGATGCAACCGTTCGTTTATTACCTGAAGTTTTAGGAAATGATCAATCAGCTAAAACTGATTCTCATTCTACAGGTCTTTTGGAACATCCGCAATACACTAGACCAGCTGAATACAGAGGAATGAAGGTTCCGGATGTCTTAATCAGTGGCAATCACAAAAAAATAAAAGAATGGCAAGATAAAGAATCCATTAGACGTACAATAGAAAGACGCCCTGACATGCTTGAGACGGTATTACTATCAGCTGATCAGCAAAAATACGTAGAAGAAATAAAACAAGAAAAATAA
- the rimM gene encoding ribosome maturation factor RimM (Essential for efficient processing of 16S rRNA): MMKMYNVGKIVNTQGLKGEVRVISKTDFPEERYKKGSTLSLFKDGKKVTELTVASHRKQKNFDILSFEDHPNINDVEKYRDCMLKVSEERLTNLPRNEFYLHQIIGLTVQDEEKNIIGKISEVMSPGANDVWVIERPKKKDLLIPYIEEIVIAVDLENQLVTIHMMEGLDD; the protein is encoded by the coding sequence ATAATGAAAATGTATAACGTAGGAAAAATTGTTAATACACAAGGGTTAAAGGGTGAAGTTCGTGTTATTTCAAAAACAGATTTCCCCGAAGAACGCTATAAAAAAGGATCAACTTTATCTTTATTTAAAGATGGTAAAAAAGTAACTGAATTAACGGTTGCAAGTCACCGTAAACAGAAAAATTTTGATATTCTTTCTTTCGAAGATCATCCTAATATCAACGATGTAGAAAAATACCGAGATTGTATGCTGAAAGTTAGTGAAGAGCGATTAACTAATTTGCCTAGAAATGAATTCTATTTACACCAAATTATTGGATTGACCGTTCAAGATGAAGAAAAAAACATAATCGGAAAAATCAGCGAAGTAATGTCACCAGGTGCTAACGATGTATGGGTAATTGAACGACCTAAAAAGAAAGATTTGTTGATCCCATATATTGAAGAGATTGTCATAGCAGTAGATTTAGAAAATCAATTAGTGACAATTCACATGATGGAAGGGCTAGATGATTAA
- a CDS encoding KH domain-containing protein, with protein MADIKELILTVVSPLVSHPDELAIDVVETEEFLDYQLSVHPDDVGRIIGKKGRVAKAIRTIVYSVRVLGPKRVKLTIVNS; from the coding sequence ATGGCTGACATAAAAGAATTAATTCTTACAGTTGTGAGTCCTCTTGTAAGTCATCCTGATGAATTAGCAATTGATGTAGTAGAAACTGAAGAGTTTTTAGATTATCAATTATCAGTTCATCCAGATGATGTAGGGCGAATAATTGGAAAAAAAGGTCGCGTAGCTAAAGCTATCCGTACAATTGTTTACAGTGTGAGAGTTCTTGGACCTAAACGCGTAAAATTAACAATTGTAAATAGCTAA
- the rpsP gene encoding 30S ribosomal protein S16 — MAVKIRLKRMGSKRNPFYRIVVADSRSPRDGRFIETVGTYNPVVNPAEVKVDEEAVLKWLADGAQPSDTIRNILSKEGIMKKFHESKNTK, encoded by the coding sequence ATGGCAGTAAAAATTCGTTTAAAACGCATGGGATCTAAAAGAAATCCTTTTTACCGTATCGTAGTTGCAGATTCACGTTCTCCACGTGATGGACGTTTCATCGAAACTGTAGGAACATACAACCCAGTTGTTAATCCAGCAGAAGTAAAAGTGGATGAAGAAGCAGTATTAAAATGGTTAGCAGATGGTGCTCAACCTTCTGATACAATTCGTAACATCCTTTCAAAAGAAGGCATTATGAAAAAATTCCATGAATCAAAAAACACTAAATAA
- the ffh gene encoding signal recognition particle protein, translating into MAFEGLTERLQNAMTKMRRKGKVSEADVKEMMREVRLALLEADVNFKVVKDFIKTVSARAVGSEVLDSLSPGQQIIKIVSEELTDLMGGEQATIQTAAKSPTVVMMVGLQGAGKTTTAGKLASYLRKNQNKRPLLIAADIYRPAAIQQLETIGKQLDIPVFSLGDQVSPVEIARQGIEKAKAEHLDVVLIDTAGRLQIDETLMQELSDIKEITQPTEIFLVVDAMTGQEAANVASSFNEQLDISGVILTKLDGDTRGGAALSIRAVTGKPIKFTGSGEKLDALEPFYPERMANRILGMGDMLTLIEKAQEDFDEKKSEEMMTKLRENSFDFNDFIEQMDQVSNMGPMEDILKMIPGMSNVPGLDKLQIDPKDTARMKAIVLSMTPKERENPDLLSQSRRRRIARGSARPIAEVNRLIKQFNESKKMMGQMSKGNMSGMENLFGQGAKGKLGKMAMNSMVRKNKKKMKKKNKKSHK; encoded by the coding sequence ATGGCATTTGAAGGTCTAACGGAACGTCTCCAAAATGCGATGACGAAAATGCGTCGCAAGGGAAAAGTATCAGAAGCTGATGTAAAAGAAATGATGAGAGAAGTGCGTTTAGCCTTATTAGAAGCTGACGTTAACTTTAAAGTTGTAAAAGATTTCATTAAAACGGTGAGTGCTCGTGCAGTAGGTTCTGAAGTGTTGGACAGCCTTTCTCCAGGACAGCAAATCATTAAGATCGTTAGTGAAGAATTAACTGATTTAATGGGCGGAGAACAAGCAACGATCCAAACAGCGGCAAAATCACCAACTGTTGTCATGATGGTAGGGCTTCAAGGGGCAGGTAAAACGACTACAGCTGGTAAATTGGCTAGCTACTTACGTAAAAACCAAAATAAACGTCCTTTATTGATTGCTGCAGATATTTATCGTCCAGCAGCTATCCAACAATTGGAAACGATTGGTAAACAGTTAGATATCCCGGTTTTCTCCCTGGGAGATCAAGTAAGTCCTGTTGAAATTGCAAGACAAGGGATTGAGAAAGCTAAAGCAGAGCATTTAGACGTTGTGCTGATCGATACAGCTGGACGTTTACAAATTGATGAAACCTTAATGCAAGAATTAAGCGATATTAAAGAAATAACACAGCCAACAGAAATCTTTTTAGTTGTAGATGCTATGACTGGACAAGAAGCTGCAAATGTTGCCTCTTCTTTTAATGAGCAATTAGATATTTCTGGTGTTATCCTAACAAAATTAGATGGTGATACTCGTGGTGGAGCGGCACTTTCTATTCGTGCAGTTACCGGTAAGCCCATTAAATTTACAGGGTCTGGCGAAAAATTAGATGCTCTAGAGCCGTTTTATCCAGAACGTATGGCCAACCGTATTTTAGGTATGGGAGATATGTTGACTCTGATTGAAAAGGCTCAAGAAGATTTCGACGAAAAAAAATCAGAAGAAATGATGACAAAATTACGTGAAAATAGTTTTGACTTCAATGATTTCATTGAACAAATGGATCAGGTCAGCAATATGGGACCGATGGAAGATATATTAAAAATGATCCCAGGTATGAGCAATGTTCCTGGATTAGATAAACTTCAAATCGATCCAAAAGATACTGCCCGAATGAAAGCTATTGTTTTGTCTATGACACCAAAAGAGAGAGAAAATCCCGATCTTTTATCTCAAAGTCGTCGTCGTAGAATTGCTAGAGGGTCTGCACGTCCAATAGCTGAAGTAAATCGATTGATTAAACAATTTAACGAATCTAAAAAAATGATGGGTCAAATGTCTAAAGGAAATATGAGTGGTATGGAAAATCTATTTGGACAAGGTGCAAAAGGCAAACTTGGAAAAATGGCTATGAATTCTATGGTTCGCAAAAATAAGAAAAAAATGAAGAAAAAGAACAAAAAAAGTCACAAATAA
- a CDS encoding putative DNA-binding protein → MEIEKTNQMNALFDFYGSLLTEKQKSYMQLYYADDFSLGEIAEEFEVSRQAIYDNIKRTENSLIEYERKLHLLEDFNATKSVVEDMSSYINSHYPKDESLEQYIQLLKRDRDEK, encoded by the coding sequence TTGGAAATTGAAAAAACAAATCAAATGAACGCCTTATTCGATTTCTATGGCTCCTTATTAACAGAGAAACAAAAAAGCTATATGCAATTGTACTATGCAGATGATTTTTCTTTAGGTGAAATTGCAGAAGAATTTGAAGTTAGTCGTCAAGCGATTTATGATAACATAAAGCGAACTGAAAACAGTTTAATAGAATATGAACGGAAATTGCATTTGTTAGAAGATTTCAATGCAACAAAATCGGTCGTTGAAGATATGTCGAGTTACATTAATAGTCATTATCCAAAAGATGAATCGTTAGAACAGTATATTCAGTTATTAAAAAGAGACAGAGATGAGAAATAA
- the ftsY gene encoding signal recognition particle-docking protein FtsY: protein MGLFDKIKKAFTGEEKVETTEVTEKYEKGLEKTRKTFSQRMNELFANFRTVDEDFFDELEEVLIGADVGFESAMEITDALRQEVKLKNAKASNEVQQVIIEKMVEIYEKGNTDKPVVNLNAEGLTVILLVGVNGVGKTTTIGKMAHLYQQEGKKVMLAAGDTFRAGAIEQLHVWGERVEAEVVSGKAGGDPAAVVFDAIKEAKRQEADILFVDTAGRLQNKVNLMNELEKMKRIIEREIPGGPHEVLLVLDATTGQNAMNQAKEFKKATDVTGIVLTKLDGTSKGGIVLAIRKELDIPVKFIGLGESMDDLQPFDPNEYVYGLFSELIQHSI, encoded by the coding sequence ATGGGATTATTCGATAAAATAAAGAAAGCTTTTACGGGCGAAGAAAAAGTCGAGACCACTGAAGTAACGGAAAAATATGAAAAGGGTCTTGAAAAAACAAGGAAAACATTTTCTCAACGCATGAATGAACTGTTTGCTAATTTCAGAACAGTTGATGAAGATTTTTTTGATGAACTAGAGGAAGTTTTAATTGGAGCAGATGTTGGTTTTGAATCAGCAATGGAAATTACAGATGCCTTACGCCAAGAAGTAAAATTGAAAAATGCAAAAGCATCAAATGAAGTTCAGCAAGTAATCATTGAAAAAATGGTTGAAATTTATGAAAAAGGCAATACAGATAAACCAGTTGTCAATCTAAACGCTGAAGGATTAACTGTCATATTACTGGTTGGCGTTAATGGTGTAGGTAAAACAACGACAATTGGTAAAATGGCGCATCTCTATCAACAAGAAGGAAAAAAAGTTATGTTAGCAGCTGGAGATACGTTTAGAGCCGGCGCAATCGAACAGCTACATGTTTGGGGCGAACGTGTTGAAGCAGAAGTAGTCAGTGGTAAAGCTGGTGGAGATCCAGCCGCTGTAGTGTTCGATGCTATAAAAGAAGCCAAGCGACAAGAAGCAGATATTTTGTTTGTAGATACAGCAGGACGATTGCAAAATAAAGTGAATTTAATGAACGAGTTAGAAAAAATGAAGCGGATCATAGAACGCGAAATACCTGGTGGACCGCATGAAGTCTTATTGGTGTTGGATGCAACAACTGGACAAAATGCAATGAATCAAGCAAAAGAATTTAAAAAAGCAACGGATGTAACAGGGATCGTATTAACTAAATTAGATGGCACCTCTAAAGGTGGAATTGTTTTAGCTATTCGTAAGGAACTAGATATTCCTGTGAAATTCATTGGACTAGGTGAAAGTATGGATGATTTGCAACCATTTGATCCAAATGAATACGTCTACGGGTTGTTCAGTGAACTAATTCAACACTCAATTTAA
- the yidA gene encoding sugar-phosphatase: MIKLVAIDLDGTLLNGEHIISDENKEAIKKAKEQGVKVVLCTGRPLLGMILYLEELNLRESGDYGITYNGGLVQRTDTGEVLSKKTLTKVEIEEIFELSKKINLPCNFIDLEKIYEPPYPQGRDSLYPTVMTALPYIPIVMEEMSSDIAINKTVFCYTQNLLDEAIKNIPAYFYEKYTIMKSRPILLELMPKNVDKGTGIAVLADLLGFEASEVMSLGDEANDAAMIEYAGIGVAMGNATNEIKAMAQYITKTNEEHGVAHAIHKFVLNQ; encoded by the coding sequence ATGATTAAATTAGTTGCAATTGATTTGGATGGAACATTACTAAATGGTGAACATATTATATCAGATGAAAACAAAGAAGCTATCAAAAAAGCAAAAGAACAAGGTGTTAAAGTGGTCCTATGTACCGGTAGACCGTTATTAGGAATGATCTTATATTTAGAAGAGTTAAACTTAAGAGAATCTGGAGACTATGGTATTACGTATAATGGTGGTTTAGTGCAGCGTACAGATACTGGTGAAGTATTGTCTAAAAAAACATTAACTAAAGTTGAAATTGAAGAAATTTTTGAATTAAGTAAAAAAATCAATCTTCCATGTAATTTCATTGATTTAGAAAAAATTTATGAACCGCCTTATCCTCAAGGTCGTGATTCACTTTACCCTACAGTTATGACTGCATTACCCTATATTCCCATTGTAATGGAAGAAATGTCTAGTGATATTGCAATCAATAAAACGGTCTTTTGTTATACTCAAAACTTATTAGACGAGGCAATTAAAAATATCCCAGCATATTTTTATGAAAAATACACTATTATGAAATCAAGACCAATATTATTAGAATTGATGCCTAAGAATGTAGATAAAGGCACAGGGATAGCTGTTTTAGCTGATTTACTAGGTTTTGAAGCTTCAGAAGTGATGTCTTTGGGAGATGAAGCCAATGATGCAGCCATGATCGAATATGCAGGTATAGGAGTAGCTATGGGAAATGCTACGAATGAGATCAAGGCGATGGCCCAGTACATCACCAAAACGAATGAAGAGCACGGTGTAGCACATGCCATTCATAAATTTGTGCTTAACCAATAA